A genomic segment from Acidimicrobiales bacterium encodes:
- a CDS encoding transketolase has product MSTPTSVAPAELARTIRRVVLEQSKRAGVGHIGSALCVADIVAALYGDVLAGLDPDDPDRDRVVISKGHAVLAVYAAVQARGWLSQDELDTFCGDDTLLGVHPDVGLRGIDFSTGSLGQGLSYAAGAALAARLQGSARSAYALVSDAECNEGALWEAVMFAAHHRLANLVAVVDLNGQQALGATEAVLSLGHLADRWRAFGWDVHEVDGHDVDALAATLSGLDRTEGPPHVVVARTTFGKGVAFMEGQLGWHYWPMDDEQYATALAEVTAG; this is encoded by the coding sequence GTGAGCACCCCCACGTCCGTCGCTCCCGCCGAGCTCGCCCGCACGATCCGGCGGGTGGTGCTCGAGCAGTCGAAGCGCGCCGGCGTGGGACACATCGGCTCGGCGCTGTGCGTGGCCGACATCGTCGCCGCGCTCTACGGGGACGTGCTGGCCGGCCTCGATCCCGACGATCCCGACCGTGACCGCGTCGTGATCTCGAAGGGCCACGCCGTGCTCGCGGTCTACGCGGCCGTGCAGGCCCGAGGCTGGCTCAGCCAAGACGAGCTCGACACCTTCTGCGGCGACGACACCCTGCTCGGCGTGCATCCCGACGTCGGCCTGCGCGGCATCGACTTCTCCACCGGCTCGCTGGGCCAGGGCCTGTCGTACGCCGCCGGCGCCGCCCTCGCCGCCCGGCTCCAAGGGTCGGCACGCAGCGCTTACGCCCTCGTCAGCGACGCCGAGTGCAACGAGGGCGCACTGTGGGAGGCGGTGATGTTCGCGGCCCACCACCGCCTCGCCAACCTGGTGGCCGTGGTCGATCTCAACGGGCAGCAGGCCCTCGGCGCCACCGAGGCGGTGCTGTCGCTCGGCCACCTCGCCGACCGCTGGCGGGCCTTCGGCTGGGACGTGCACGAGGTCGACGGGCACGACGTCGACGCGCTCGCCGCCACGCTGTCGGGCCTCGACCGCACGGAGGGCCCGCCCCACGTCGTGGTCGCCCGCACGACCTTCGGCAAGGGGGTCGCGTTCATGGAAGGCCAGTTGGGCTGGCACTACTGGCCCATGGACGACGAGCAGTACGCCACGGCCCTCGCGGAGGTGACCGCCGGCTGA
- a CDS encoding glycosyltransferase has product MAELSVVLPVHDQADHIAAVVHEHVAALATLPHPFELLLVPNGCHDDSPSICADLAERHPEVRTLVLDRGGWGRAVRHGLAEAEGATLCYTNSARTDPDDLRRALAYAAALPEDVVVKANRKIREGVVRRAGSLLYNLECRALFDLSAWDINGTPKVFPRAFDRLLSLTRDDDLIDTEFALVCRAEGYPMIELPLFSTSRAGGRSTTGFKTAWRLYRGAFELKRAQP; this is encoded by the coding sequence GTGGCTGAGCTCTCCGTCGTCCTCCCGGTGCACGACCAGGCCGACCACATCGCCGCGGTGGTGCACGAGCACGTGGCCGCGTTGGCGACCCTCCCCCACCCGTTCGAGCTGCTGCTCGTCCCCAACGGCTGCCACGACGACTCGCCGTCCATCTGCGCCGACCTCGCCGAGCGCCACCCCGAGGTCCGCACGCTCGTGCTCGACCGCGGCGGCTGGGGGCGGGCGGTGCGGCACGGCCTCGCCGAAGCCGAGGGAGCCACCCTCTGCTACACCAACTCGGCCCGCACCGACCCCGATGATCTGCGCCGCGCCCTGGCCTACGCCGCCGCCCTCCCCGAGGACGTCGTGGTCAAGGCCAACCGCAAGATCCGGGAAGGGGTGGTCCGCCGTGCGGGCTCACTCCTCTACAACCTCGAGTGCCGCGCCCTGTTCGATCTCTCCGCCTGGGACATCAACGGCACCCCCAAGGTGTTCCCCCGCGCCTTCGACCGCCTCCTGTCGCTGACCCGAGACGACGACCTCATCGACACCGAGTTCGCGCTCGTGTGCCGGGCCGAGGGCTACCCGATGATCGAGCTACCCCTCTTCTCCACCAGCCGCGCCGGCGGTCGCTCCACCACGGGCTTCAAGACGGCTTGGCGCCTCTACCGCGGCGCCTTCGAGCTCAAACGGGCCCAGCCGTGA
- a CDS encoding DUF4915 domain-containing protein encodes MSDADAAWRDPLQVVTGATQPVDPRLLLHRTHGPFWELLDEAGILLLVSREYEHLLMALSGRGGRREITYLPVPHPSGVAFDASRGIVHVASTRNPNQVLELEPVASPDWRHTDGQLGGGPLIPLRTAVLPGRLYLHDLALIGGRLHGNAVGHDAVIRISHGSYADVWAPKVIEEETPDRRVNFLQLNSIAAGRTLAASFFTASTDRPGDKTPGHPAFPVDGRGVVFSGRTREPVVRGLTRPHSARLSATDDSLWVLNSGYGELGTVDIRAGLFEPVISLPGWTRGLALHGHLAIVATSRVLPRFHQYAPGLDPDACVCGVHIIDLRSGTALASLRWKNGDQVFAVEAVPAQFTSGLPAGPNRGAGMRDSLFYDFEPTRGKGPQ; translated from the coding sequence GTGAGCGACGCCGACGCCGCCTGGCGCGATCCGCTGCAAGTGGTCACCGGTGCTACCCAACCGGTCGACCCGCGCCTGCTCCTCCACAGGACCCACGGCCCGTTCTGGGAGCTCCTCGACGAGGCCGGGATCCTTTTGCTCGTCTCACGAGAGTACGAGCACCTTCTGATGGCGCTGTCCGGACGCGGTGGGCGGCGTGAGATCACCTACCTGCCCGTCCCCCATCCATCGGGCGTCGCGTTCGACGCATCGCGAGGGATCGTCCACGTGGCCAGCACGCGGAATCCGAACCAGGTGCTGGAGCTCGAACCAGTGGCGTCGCCCGATTGGAGGCACACAGACGGTCAGCTCGGCGGCGGTCCACTGATCCCGCTACGCACCGCTGTCCTTCCCGGACGTCTGTACCTCCACGATCTGGCGCTCATCGGCGGACGCCTGCACGGCAACGCCGTTGGCCACGACGCCGTGATCCGCATCTCTCACGGCTCCTACGCGGACGTGTGGGCGCCCAAGGTGATCGAGGAGGAGACGCCCGACCGACGCGTGAACTTCCTCCAACTCAACTCCATCGCGGCCGGCCGCACCCTGGCGGCGTCGTTCTTCACCGCATCCACGGATCGCCCGGGCGACAAGACACCCGGGCATCCGGCCTTTCCCGTCGACGGACGGGGTGTGGTGTTCTCAGGACGCACCCGAGAACCGGTGGTGCGCGGACTGACCCGGCCCCACTCAGCGCGACTCTCCGCCACCGACGACAGCCTCTGGGTCCTCAACAGCGGGTACGGCGAACTCGGGACCGTCGACATCCGTGCGGGGCTGTTCGAGCCCGTCATCAGTCTCCCCGGTTGGACCCGTGGCCTCGCCCTCCACGGCCACCTCGCCATCGTGGCGACCTCCAGGGTGCTCCCCCGGTTCCACCAGTACGCACCCGGGCTGGATCCGGACGCCTGCGTGTGCGGTGTTCACATCATCGATCTCAGGTCGGGAACGGCTCTGGCCTCGCTCCGCTGGAAGAACGGCGACCAGGTCTTCGCCGTCGAGGCCGTGCCGGCGCAGTTCACCAGCGGGCTACCGGCTGGACCGAACAGAGGTGCAGGCATGCGCGACTCCCTGTTCTACGATTTCGAGCCGACGAGGGGGAAGGGACCGCAGTGA
- a CDS encoding sulfotransferase has protein sequence MTADATEFRLLMLGAMYENGGNVTHRSLDGHPQLAVYPFESQLGTRHVQDGLSSMFPLKYRWPEFLLDATPAQDFHAIIDEEAKVRARTPHVSKFRHVRFDLDDEERKAVYAELVAASGRSRGDNVAAFFRATFATWKNWNASGAEEVYVGYSPIVTVDTVRILDDLPGAHVLHVVRNPWSAYADTKKRPVPMGIDAYLQAWTTCQQHALLAQRRDPERVHIVKAEDVMADAVAALGPVCRALGLEVRDSLATPSWNGEALDEVYPWGTIRSATPEANLATAHELSPAEVEHVRAGAWPYLDELGYSDLL, from the coding sequence GTGACCGCCGACGCGACCGAGTTCCGCCTGCTCATGCTGGGCGCCATGTACGAGAACGGGGGGAACGTCACCCACCGCAGCCTCGACGGGCACCCGCAGCTGGCGGTGTACCCCTTCGAGTCGCAGTTGGGCACCCGCCACGTCCAGGACGGCCTCAGCTCGATGTTCCCCCTCAAGTACCGCTGGCCCGAATTCCTGCTGGACGCCACGCCGGCGCAGGACTTCCACGCCATCATCGACGAGGAGGCCAAGGTCCGGGCCCGCACCCCCCACGTCAGCAAGTTCCGCCACGTCCGCTTCGACCTCGACGACGAGGAGCGCAAGGCCGTGTACGCCGAGCTCGTCGCCGCCTCGGGCCGCTCCCGGGGCGACAACGTGGCGGCGTTCTTCCGGGCCACGTTCGCCACGTGGAAGAACTGGAACGCCTCGGGCGCCGAGGAGGTCTACGTCGGCTACAGCCCGATCGTCACCGTCGACACCGTCCGCATCCTCGACGACCTGCCCGGCGCCCACGTCCTGCACGTCGTGCGCAACCCCTGGTCGGCGTACGCCGACACCAAGAAGCGACCCGTCCCCATGGGCATCGACGCCTACCTCCAGGCGTGGACGACCTGCCAGCAGCACGCCCTCCTCGCCCAGCGCCGGGACCCCGAGCGGGTCCACATCGTGAAGGCGGAGGACGTCATGGCCGACGCGGTCGCCGCCCTCGGCCCGGTGTGCCGGGCCCTCGGCCTCGAGGTGCGGGACTCGCTGGCCACCCCGAGCTGGAACGGCGAGGCCCTCGACGAGGTCTACCCGTGGGGCACCATCCGGTCTGCCACGCCCGAGGCCAACCTCGCCACCGCCCACGAGCTCAGCCCCGCAGAGGTCGAGCACGTCCGCGCCGGCGCCTGGCCCTACCTCGACGAGCTGGGCTACTCGGACCTCCTCTGA
- a CDS encoding NAD-dependent epimerase/dehydratase family protein has protein sequence MARVAVTGGTGFVGANLVRRLRHDGHEVHLLVRPGHHRWRLEDVADDLHWREVDLGARDELADLVHVMAPDQVFHLAAHGAYSWQTDERAIFATNVVATDHLVAACRRAEVPVLVHTGSSSEYGAVDHAPGEDEAPHPNSYYALTKSWASLAVQHAGYTSLRLYSVYGPWEDPRRLVATLVEHGLEGRLPPLADPATARDFVHVDDVVDALVSAAARPAVAGGRIYNVGTGVQTLLRDAVAVARATFAIEAEPAWSTLTPRSWDTDVWVADPRRIAAELGWRPTTTFADGFARTVAWQRELAGRSEVVEP, from the coding sequence ATGGCTCGGGTGGCGGTCACCGGCGGGACCGGGTTCGTGGGGGCAAACCTCGTGCGCCGCCTGCGCCACGACGGCCACGAGGTGCACCTCCTCGTGCGCCCCGGCCACCACCGGTGGCGCCTGGAGGACGTGGCCGACGACCTGCACTGGCGCGAGGTCGACCTCGGCGCCCGTGATGAGCTGGCCGACCTCGTCCACGTCATGGCGCCCGACCAGGTCTTCCACCTGGCCGCCCACGGCGCCTACTCCTGGCAGACCGACGAGCGGGCCATCTTCGCGACCAATGTCGTCGCCACCGACCACCTGGTGGCCGCCTGCCGGCGCGCCGAGGTGCCGGTCCTGGTGCACACGGGCTCTTCGTCCGAGTACGGCGCCGTCGACCACGCCCCGGGCGAGGACGAGGCCCCGCACCCGAACAGCTACTACGCCCTGACCAAGAGCTGGGCCAGCCTCGCCGTCCAGCACGCCGGCTACACGTCGCTGCGCCTCTACTCGGTGTACGGACCGTGGGAGGACCCGCGGCGCCTGGTGGCCACCCTCGTCGAGCACGGCCTCGAGGGCCGCCTGCCGCCACTGGCCGACCCGGCCACGGCGCGGGACTTCGTGCACGTGGACGATGTGGTCGACGCCCTCGTCTCCGCTGCGGCCCGACCGGCGGTCGCAGGCGGCCGCATCTACAACGTCGGCACGGGCGTGCAGACGTTGTTGCGCGATGCCGTCGCCGTCGCCCGGGCCACCTTCGCCATCGAGGCCGAGCCGGCGTGGTCGACGCTGACCCCTCGTTCGTGGGACACCGACGTCTGGGTCGCCGACCCCCGCCGCATCGCCGCCGAGCTGGGCTGGCGCCCCACCACGACCTTCGCCGACGGCTTCGCCCGCACCGTCGCGTGGCAGCGCGA